A region of Paenimyroides aestuarii DNA encodes the following proteins:
- a CDS encoding M56 family metallopeptidase, whose amino-acid sequence MVLYIFKSTFLLFIFWLIYKGSLENKKSLVFIRYYLLIAVFTALLIPMFQFTFFVTENSVVKTKEFVYESISELPVEITQHSAADLSVISLIYLLVCSVFLMKFVFNLLKINQLSKKGVLVNTIYGKVITNQKVTSPFSFFNCIYVNANEWNQNKINTSILVHEQAHITQKHTVDILLIELIKVLFWFQPFVYQYKKLIQENHEYLADEATLKQTNNLKQYQELILNYYSKNESIVALSSAIHFKNLKKRFIMMKSKTKAKIWIPVFYSFIILLTYIGFVGMEAQATELKKMEDTLTNVIENAVQKPTLKETLETPNGSKQSVDQEIIILKYIKGKESSGYFHNPKDKLVYYYVISPEQQVSIYNRYGVLQENKNFTFRLEEIKAEEQTENRNNELNSATNAANQDGEQLHSFVDKKAQPKEGLRSFFDNFMTSFNTETIHSNDSLISTRLKFIVEKDGSFSNIVAVGGGNEEASNEAIRVLKTMPKWQPAEHEGKVVRSTFTMPIKIRLNQQPEEAEE is encoded by the coding sequence ATGGTTTTGTATATTTTTAAATCAACATTTTTATTGTTTATTTTTTGGTTGATTTACAAAGGAAGCCTTGAAAACAAAAAATCATTAGTGTTTATAAGATATTATTTGCTTATTGCTGTTTTTACAGCATTGCTGATTCCCATGTTTCAATTTACGTTTTTCGTAACAGAAAATTCAGTAGTAAAAACGAAAGAATTTGTCTATGAAAGCATTTCAGAATTGCCAGTTGAAATAACGCAGCATTCTGCAGCAGATTTATCTGTTATTTCTCTAATTTATCTGTTGGTTTGTAGTGTTTTTTTAATGAAGTTTGTTTTCAATTTATTAAAAATCAATCAATTGAGTAAAAAGGGTGTGCTGGTTAACACCATTTATGGTAAAGTGATTACGAATCAAAAAGTAACTTCACCTTTCTCGTTTTTCAATTGTATTTATGTAAATGCAAATGAATGGAATCAAAACAAAATAAACACATCCATCTTAGTGCATGAACAAGCTCATATCACACAGAAACACACTGTTGATATTTTATTGATAGAGTTGATAAAAGTTTTATTCTGGTTTCAGCCCTTTGTCTATCAGTATAAGAAACTTATCCAAGAAAATCATGAATATTTAGCAGATGAAGCTACTTTAAAGCAAACAAACAACCTGAAGCAATATCAAGAATTAATCTTAAACTATTATAGCAAAAACGAATCAATTGTAGCGTTGAGCAGTGCTATACATTTCAAAAATTTAAAAAAACGATTTATTATGATGAAAAGCAAAACAAAAGCAAAAATTTGGATACCGGTATTTTACTCCTTTATTATTTTACTAACCTACATTGGGTTTGTGGGAATGGAGGCGCAAGCAACTGAATTAAAAAAAATGGAAGATACGCTAACCAATGTAATTGAAAACGCAGTTCAAAAACCAACTTTAAAAGAAACCTTAGAAACACCAAATGGTTCAAAGCAATCTGTTGATCAAGAAATAATCATTTTGAAATATATCAAGGGCAAAGAAAGTTCAGGATATTTTCACAACCCGAAAGACAAATTGGTGTATTACTACGTGATTAGTCCAGAACAGCAAGTTTCAATTTACAACCGTTATGGAGTTCTGCAAGAAAATAAGAATTTTACATTTCGATTAGAAGAAATTAAAGCCGAGGAGCAAACCGAAAATCGAAATAATGAATTGAATTCGGCTACTAACGCAGCTAATCAAGATGGTGAACAATTGCACAGTTTTGTAGATAAAAAAGCACAACCTAAAGAAGGCCTTCGGTCTTTCTTTGATAATTTTATGACATCTTTTAATACTGAAACGATTCATTCAAACGATTCATTAATTTCAACCAGATTAAAATTCATAGTAGAAAAAGATGGTAGTTTTTCCAATATTGTAGCAGTTGGTGGCGGCAATGAAGAAGCGTCTAACGAAGCCATTCGGGTTTTAAAAACAATGCCTAAATGGCAGCCTGCAGAACACGAAGGAAAAGTGGTGCGATCTACGTTTACCATGCCTATAAAAATTAGGTTGAATCAACAGCCGGAAGAAGCAGAGGAGTAG
- a CDS encoding energy transducer TonB: MKTKLFYVLFCTFFTLFAHAQQSIKNDTIYREIPVYREVDVMAKYRGGYQVLLKQIEDGTRKCKRGSMKGKDATLLIDVLVTDKGKVAKVDFVKADVSICNDAIKQIVEQSNQWIPAKIGNKPVNSYLQLNINLNNGHDSSGKTVVQRLQ, translated from the coding sequence ATGAAAACAAAACTTTTTTATGTACTTTTTTGTACATTCTTCACGCTTTTTGCACATGCACAGCAATCAATAAAAAACGACACCATTTACAGAGAAATTCCTGTTTATAGAGAAGTAGATGTAATGGCGAAATACCGTGGTGGCTATCAAGTATTATTAAAGCAAATTGAAGATGGTACCCGAAAATGCAAGCGTGGTTCAATGAAAGGAAAAGATGCCACGCTTCTTATAGATGTGTTGGTTACAGATAAAGGAAAAGTTGCAAAAGTTGATTTTGTGAAGGCAGATGTAAGCATATGCAACGACGCAATTAAACAAATTGTGGAACAATCAAACCAATGGATACCTGCGAAAATCGGTAACAAACCGGTGAATTCGTACCTGCAACTAAATATTAATTTAAACAACGGACACGACAGCAGCGGTAAAACAGTAGTGCAACGATTGCAATAA
- a CDS encoding alpha/beta fold hydrolase, with protein MFNYKNTAIHYTDTGKGNAVVLVHGFLEDASMWQKTAKELAKRYRVITVDLLGHGKSECYGYIHTMEDQADMLFALISHLRLRKISIVGHSMGGYVALAFAELYPDNVRSLVLLNASAQADSEERKINRGRAIEVVKKNSDAFIQMATRNLFDDKAHKKFKKEIAVFTTQALQTPVQGIIAALEGMKTRMDREALLHFGPYPKLMIASENDTIIPIKDIKEQVENTDVSLEIVPGGHVSTIEQFQKVLDILSAFLKKNG; from the coding sequence ATGTTCAATTACAAAAATACCGCTATTCATTACACTGATACCGGCAAAGGTAATGCGGTGGTATTGGTTCATGGTTTTTTGGAAGATGCCAGTATGTGGCAAAAAACAGCTAAGGAATTAGCGAAACGCTACCGTGTGATTACTGTTGATTTATTAGGACACGGTAAAAGCGAATGTTATGGTTACATTCATACGATGGAAGACCAAGCCGATATGCTTTTTGCTTTGATTTCGCACCTTCGCTTGCGAAAAATCTCTATCGTGGGGCATTCTATGGGCGGATATGTTGCTTTAGCTTTTGCTGAATTGTATCCTGATAATGTACGCTCATTGGTCTTATTGAACGCATCGGCACAAGCAGATTCAGAAGAGCGAAAAATCAATCGGGGGCGTGCCATTGAGGTGGTAAAGAAAAACAGCGATGCGTTTATACAAATGGCCACACGCAATTTATTTGATGATAAAGCACATAAAAAGTTTAAAAAGGAAATAGCTGTTTTTACAACCCAAGCTTTACAAACTCCCGTACAAGGCATTATTGCTGCTTTAGAAGGAATGAAAACCCGAATGGACCGCGAAGCTTTATTGCATTTTGGACCTTATCCCAAATTGATGATTGCCAGCGAAAACGACACCATTATTCCTATAAAAGATATAAAAGAACAAGTTGAAAACACTGATGTTTCACTTGAAATCGTGCCTGGCGGACATGTTTCAACCATTGAACAATTCCAAAAGGTGCTTGATATTTTATCCGCTTTTTTAAAGAAAAACGGTTAG
- a CDS encoding BlaI/MecI/CopY family transcriptional regulator, whose amino-acid sequence MKLTAAEEQLMQYIWKRGDVVLKDLIDSYNDPKPAKTTVATTVKKLIDKGFVGYNEIGNTRLYYAIVKKENYFSKQMKNMIKQFFDNSTSQFASFFAKDASLTKEELQKLRDLIDDELKNK is encoded by the coding sequence ATGAAATTAACAGCAGCCGAAGAACAACTCATGCAATATATTTGGAAGCGCGGAGATGTGGTTCTTAAAGATTTAATTGATAGTTACAACGATCCAAAGCCAGCAAAGACAACAGTGGCAACTACTGTAAAAAAATTAATTGATAAGGGTTTTGTGGGATACAACGAAATTGGCAATACTCGTTTATACTATGCAATTGTAAAGAAGGAAAACTATTTTTCTAAACAAATGAAAAATATGATTAAACAGTTTTTTGATAATTCTACCTCGCAGTTTGCTTCTTTCTTTGCAAAAGATGCTTCGTTAACAAAAGAAGAATTACAAAAACTTCGCGATTTGATAGATGATGAACTTAAAAATAAGTAG